DNA from Nitrospira sp.:
AGACGGAGAGCGTGAACGAGTACACGAGAAACCCCATGAGCGGGATGTCCCGAAACAGCTGCCACAACTCTTTGCGTGTCATGACGGCCAGCCGCCGCCACCAGACGACCGTTCGCCGCATCGCACCCGCGTCGATCGCCGTCATGAGCGTGGCCTCTTGCTGAACAACCGATAGCCGATCACCCCGAGAACCGCGGCATAGAGGCCGAGCGCCAGAACATCCGTCCACAGCACCATGGGACCGACATTTTTCAGAAATGTGCCGCGGACAATGTTCGTATAGTACATCCCCGGGAACAGATGCGCTTGGAACTGCGCGGACCGGTTCAAGGACGACACAGGCACGATCAGGCCGGAAAACAGGATCGTGGGCACGGTGGCGACCACCACCGCGATGATCAGCGCGGCCTGCTGCGTATTGACCAGCAAGGACACGATCAAGCCGATGCCGGTGCTGGTCAGGACAAACAGAAACGAGGCCGCCAGAAAAAACAGCAGGCTCCCCTTGAAAGGCACGGCAAACAGCGAGACCGCAATCAGCCACAGCAGGACGATATTGCTCGCCGAGATCATCACATAGGGGGTGAGCTTGCCGACCAGAAATTCCAGCCGACTGACCGTGGCGCTATAGATGTTGTAGATCGAGCCGGTTTCTTTTTCCCGAACCACACCGAGCGCGGTCAACAGGGGAGACGACACCATCAGCGCGAACATGACGAGTGCGGGCACCGTCGACCAGGCACTGCGGACTTCCTCGTTATACAAGTACCGCACATCGAGCGTGATCCGCCGGCTCAGCCGTTGCGCCTCCTGCCGGGAGATGCCTCGGCTCCGCGCCAGATGGTCCACCAACAGATCCTCGTTGACGGCGCTGTTGATGGCGATGATGTAGCCCTTGATGATATCGGCACGGAGCGGGAACACGCCGTCGATGAGGGTTTGGACATCCACCGACCGTCCCGCCTGCAACCGCTCCTGGAACTGTTCCGGCACGATGATGACGGCTCGCGCCTTGCCGCGCAACAGCCAATCGTCCGCCTCAGCCTCACTCGACAGTGAACCCTGGACGCTGAAATAGCGTGACTGCAGAAAGCGATAGACATAGTCCCGGCTGAGTTCGCTGTGATCCCGATCCAGCACCGCGAAGGGAATGTTCTCCACGTCCAGCACCAGCCCATATCCGAACACCACCATCCAGAGCGCCGGCATCAAGAACGCCAGCAACAGAAACAGCCGGTCGCGCGTCACCTCACGCCACTCCTTCGAGGCCACGGCGGCAATCCGTTTGAGATTCATCGGGGCAAGACTCCTGCGCCGAATCGATAGACCAGATCTCCACCGAAATAACTCGCTGCCAGCAGCAGCACCGAACGCATGGTTCCTCCTTGGCAGGGTGAAACAACGGCCTCATTTTTTCACCAGACAGTCAGTGCACCGCCGCCGCTTGCTCCTTCCGCTCCAACGCCGTCACGCGATAGACAAACACGTCTTCCAGACTCAGCGGACGTTTCGCCACGCTGAACACCTGAATGCCGCCCTGCGCCAACCGATCTCGCAGCCTGGCTTCGTCTCCGGATGGGTCCTGCGAGAGCAGGTGCAGCCTGGTCCCGAATAACGAGAGTCCCTGGAAGCCATGCGGAGCCAACTGCGTAAGCGCCACGCCGGGCCGATCGGTCGCCACGTCGAGCAGGTGACCGGCTTCGCGTTCGACAGCGCTCTTCATCTCAGCCGGAGCGCCCTCCGCCACGATGCGGCCAGCATACATCAAGGCCAGGTGGTCGCAATGTTCCGCTTCGCTCATGTAATGCGTGGTGACCAGAATCGCCACCCCCTCTTCCCGCGACAAACGCGACAAGATATCCCAGAACCGACGGCGACCGATCGGGTCCACGCCCGATGTCGGCTCGTCCAGAAACAGCACGCGGGGCCGGTGAACCAATGCGCAACCTAGGGCAAGCCGCTGACGCACGCCCATCGGCAGGCGGCTCGTGAGGTCGGATTGGTAACCGGCCAACCCCGCCATGTGGATGATCCAGTTGGACCGTTCCACGGTTTCCCTGCGCCCCAGCCCATAAATCCCGGCGAAGAGCCGGATGTTCTCCACGACCGTCAGGTCCAAGTAGAGCGAGAAGGCCTGGGACATATACCCGATGCGCTCCTTGATCGTACCGCCGGCCGTGCGCATGTCCGCGCCTGCCACCCAGCCTTCGCCGCTCGTCGGCGGCAGGATCCCCGTCAGCATCTTGATCACCGTAGTCTTGCCCGCCCCATTGGCCCCGAGCAGACCGAAGATCCCCCCCTGCCGGACACGAAAACTGACACGGTCCACGGCGCGGAACGATCCGAAGTCTCGACTCAATTCCTTGGCTTCAATGGCGAGTCCATCATGCCGTGGGGCGTCGGGCGCGCCCCAGGACGATGCGACCACCTCGTTGGCCGCCCCCTCACGGAGCAGCAAGGCGACGAACACATCCTCTAATTCCGGCTCATCGACCCGCACCTCCTCCGGCTTGATGTCCAGGAGGCTCGCCTCGATCTGCTCGACCGCTGCCGCCGGCTCACGGTCCGGAGTGAACACATGAAGGAGCGGCCCCAAGGCCTCGACCTGGGCAAAATCTTTCTGCAGGCGACCCAACGCGTCGAGTTGCGGCTCGGCCTTGAGCGTCACCACCGATCCCGGCACCAGCGCCTGCACCTCCATCGGAGTGCCTGCTGCCAGGATCCGCCCATCAGACACACAAGACAGGCGATGAAACCGCGACGCTTCGTCCATGTAGGCCGTGGACACCAGCGCCGTCATGCCCTGCTCCTGGAGCAGTTCGGCCAGGATCGTCCAAAAATCACGCCGAGACACCGGGTCTACTCCCGTAGTGGGTTCATCCAGGATCGCCAATTCCGGTTCATGGATGAGCGTGCAGATCAGCCCAAGTTTCTGCTTCATACCCCCGGACAGGTGCCGCATAGGGCG
Protein-coding regions in this window:
- a CDS encoding Ribosome-associated ATPase RbbA, domain 2, whose protein sequence is MNLKRIAAVASKEWREVTRDRLFLLLAFLMPALWMVVFGYGLVLDVENIPFAVLDRDHSELSRDYVYRFLQSRYFSVQGSLSSEAEADDWLLRGKARAVIIVPEQFQERLQAGRSVDVQTLIDGVFPLRADIIKGYIIAINSAVNEDLLVDHLARSRGISRQEAQRLSRRITLDVRYLYNEEVRSAWSTVPALVMFALMVSSPLLTALGVVREKETGSIYNIYSATVSRLEFLVGKLTPYVMISASNIVLLWLIAVSLFAVPFKGSLLFFLAASFLFVLTSTGIGLIVSLLVNTQQAALIIAVVVATVPTILFSGLIVPVSSLNRSAQFQAHLFPGMYYTNIVRGTFLKNVGPMVLWTDVLALGLYAAVLGVIGYRLFSKRPRS
- a CDS encoding Ribosome-associated ATPase RbbA, domain 1 codes for the protein MSQDAPIVRLSQFVKRYNRHVAVQGVDLEIHRSEIYGLIGPDGAGKSSLMKAIAGVLTYDEGTVEVFGLTVDSERAAEQVKQRIGFLPQGLGLNLYPDLSVEENIDFFARLRLVPEDALVERKQRLLAMTRLDPFRSRPMRHLSGGMKQKLGLICTLIHEPELAILDEPTTGVDPVSRRDFWTILAELLQEQGMTALVSTAYMDEASRFHRLSCVSDGRILAAGTPMEVQALVPGSVVTLKAEPQLDALGRLQKDFAQVEALGPLLHVFTPDREPAAAVEQIEASLLDIKPEEVRVDEPELEDVFVALLLREGAANEVVASSWGAPDAPRHDGLAIEAKELSRDFGSFRAVDRVSFRVRQGGIFGLLGANGAGKTTVIKMLTGILPPTSGEGWVAGADMRTAGGTIKERIGYMSQAFSLYLDLTVVENIRLFAGIYGLGRRETVERSNWIIHMAGLAGYQSDLTSRLPMGVRQRLALGCALVHRPRVLFLDEPTSGVDPIGRRRFWDILSRLSREEGVAILVTTHYMSEAEHCDHLALMYAGRIVAEGAPAEMKSAVEREAGHLLDVATDRPGVALTQLAPHGFQGLSLFGTRLHLLSQDPSGDEARLRDRLAQGGIQVFSVAKRPLSLEDVFVYRVTALERKEQAAAVH